A region of the Penicillium psychrofluorescens genome assembly, chromosome: 6 genome:
CCCTGCCACGCACCTGCGGCAGCTCCTCCACGGgcctctccttctccttcgccgcgGGATCCGGCGCATCACCGACTGTCCGTAATACATTCCGAAATGCCTACGATGTAGCCAGTCCATCGTCGGCAACGGCTTCTCCCTCCAAAGCAGTACccacaccagcagcaggaccGGGGTCAGGACTGGGGCTGCGATTCAGCACCTCGAAATCACCCTCCCCATATGCTGTCgccaacaacagcaataacaacaataataatccGTTCGCCTATAACTACCGCAGTTCCTATCCATACCAACAACCACTGGGCGTGCGAAGCATCCTGCGAAATTCCCCACTCGAGCCCGCAGCCCGCCGACGCTCAGGGTCTATCTCCGCAACAAGCGTGAACGGCTCTGTCGGCGGCGCCGGTACGCGGCGGGTATTCTTCCctgcgaagaagcaggtTAGCTATCGCTATcagctggaagagatcatCCGCACGGAGCGATACACGACGTCGCATTTCGACCTTGTACTtcaggaggaggaagaagaagaagaagagaagggagAAGGGCATGCAAAGCCTGAAACCGAGCACTCAACACCGGAacaggaagaggacgacTCGGATTACTCCAATCAGTCCCTATCAGAGACCAGCGAGTCAAGTGAGGAATTCAGTCCCGACGACGGACAACATCATACTTTATCTACACTGTCCAAGACAGAGCGCAAGAAACGGCGTACACTGCGCACAGAACGCCA
Encoded here:
- a CDS encoding uncharacterized protein (ID:PFLUO_009064-T1.cds;~source:funannotate), which codes for MACSLSAPPKSTAIASRPKLTLQTSSLPRTCGSSSTGLSFSFAAGSGASPTVRNTFRNAYDVASPSSATASPSKAVPTPAAGPGSGLGLRFSTSKSPSPYAVANNSNNNNNNPFAYNYRSSYPYQQPLGVRSILRNSPLEPAARRRSGSISATSVNGSVGGAGTRRVFFPAKKQVSYRYQLEEIIRTERYTTSHFDLVLQEEEEEEEEKGEGHAKPETEHSTPEQEEDDSDYSNQSLSETSESSEEFSPDDGQHHTLSTLSKTERKKRRTLRTERQVRAVALLDGLKADDAYAASTPQTPRPRRVKRRREWEWTLGPMDSNNPPTAQNNVASSSEVAQQNYAPVTTALPFDFPRLSQKGLVEHNELETRC